Proteins encoded by one window of Candidatus Sumerlaea chitinivorans:
- a CDS encoding Maltose/maltodextrin ABC transporter, substrate binding periplasmic protein MalE: MIHSAIHQSFVRYALCFAILGVTTFAVADKRAEIAKKIQDLAQPVTLVFWQTHNAEETATLKDIIADFEREHPKVKIAMDTVAFAEAQTKFKTAAKAGNAPDCFRCEVAWTAELAELGYLTPLDDYLEEADKASYLELPMRIAQYKEETWGLPQVTDCLALLYNKRILREAGVEPPKTMDELVQVGKKITKPEKNLYAFAYPATDSYFTLPFIWAFGGGLIDEKTNEVLINNEGSVRGLQFMLDLRAKEKIVPPNFDIANDYNNQLEDFKAGRIAMIFMGPWATANILTGSEFKNDPKNLGVALLPSGPAGSGSPIGGHCYVVSASCKNADVAFYFLDWINSPKNQVRFTVKNNLLPTHRAAYDLPDVKSNEIAQAFRKQLEVARARPVIPAGASLFPPLTQAYQDALRGAKTPKEALDAVAKEWKKLLER, encoded by the coding sequence ATGATCCATTCTGCGATTCATCAGTCCTTTGTGCGATATGCACTGTGCTTTGCGATTTTGGGCGTAACCACCTTCGCCGTGGCGGACAAACGGGCGGAAATTGCGAAGAAAATTCAGGATCTTGCACAACCCGTGACGTTGGTTTTCTGGCAAACGCACAATGCCGAGGAAACCGCGACGCTCAAGGACATCATCGCCGATTTTGAACGGGAACACCCGAAGGTGAAAATCGCGATGGATACGGTTGCCTTTGCGGAAGCACAGACAAAATTCAAAACCGCCGCCAAAGCTGGTAACGCTCCCGATTGCTTCCGCTGTGAGGTGGCATGGACCGCCGAACTTGCGGAGCTCGGTTACCTTACCCCTCTCGACGACTATTTGGAGGAAGCAGACAAAGCGTCCTACCTTGAGCTTCCCATGCGGATCGCACAATACAAAGAGGAAACGTGGGGCTTACCGCAAGTTACCGATTGCCTTGCGCTTCTCTACAATAAGCGAATCCTGCGTGAAGCGGGCGTGGAGCCGCCTAAGACCATGGACGAGCTGGTGCAGGTGGGGAAGAAAATCACGAAGCCTGAGAAAAACCTCTATGCTTTTGCATATCCCGCGACGGATAGCTACTTTACCCTCCCGTTTATTTGGGCGTTCGGCGGCGGACTGATTGACGAGAAGACAAACGAAGTGTTGATCAATAATGAAGGGTCGGTGCGGGGGCTTCAATTCATGCTCGATCTCCGCGCGAAAGAGAAGATCGTTCCGCCCAACTTCGACATCGCAAACGACTATAACAATCAGCTCGAAGATTTCAAAGCGGGGCGAATCGCCATGATCTTCATGGGACCGTGGGCGACCGCAAACATTCTAACGGGAAGCGAATTCAAAAATGACCCGAAGAACCTCGGCGTGGCCTTGTTGCCGTCCGGCCCAGCCGGTAGCGGCTCGCCTATTGGCGGCCACTGCTATGTGGTCTCGGCTTCATGTAAGAATGCAGACGTCGCTTTCTACTTCTTGGATTGGATCAACAGCCCCAAGAACCAAGTGCGCTTTACGGTGAAGAATAATCTGTTGCCTACGCACCGTGCAGCTTACGACTTGCCCGACGTCAAATCGAACGAGATTGCGCAGGCGTTTCGCAAGCAGCTCGAGGTGGCCCGCGCCCGACCCGTGATTCCGGCGGGGGCGAGTCTTTTCCCGCCGCTTACACAAGCCTACCAAGATGCACTGCGGGGAGCGAAGACACCTAAAGAAGCCCTCGACGCAGTCGCGAAAGAGTGGAAAAAACTACTGGAACGGTGA
- a CDS encoding Dehydrogenases with different specificities (related to short-chain alcohol dehydrogenases) — MYSFSEKVVLITGASRGIGAALADAIAAEGANLCLIARDAETLRAVAYDIRSTYGVEVMARACDVRDAVRVETLVKDAYQRFGRLDIIINNAAMLGQITPIHEYDIEQWNATIATNLHGAFYVSRSALQRMREQQEGGRIVFVTSSVARQIRAGWGAYAVSKYAVEGLMQLIALECEKTKVIACSINPGGAATLMRRIAYPKEDPSTLPSPEQVAQAFLKILRLPDKALNGRAFNARDHLG, encoded by the coding sequence ATGTACAGTTTTTCGGAAAAGGTGGTCCTGATCACAGGGGCAAGCCGAGGAATTGGAGCAGCTTTAGCGGATGCTATTGCGGCGGAGGGGGCAAATTTGTGCCTTATTGCGCGGGATGCGGAGACCTTGCGAGCCGTAGCCTACGACATTCGTAGCACTTATGGTGTCGAGGTCATGGCGCGCGCATGCGACGTACGCGACGCCGTGCGAGTAGAAACGTTGGTGAAGGATGCGTACCAGCGATTTGGGCGTCTCGACATTATTATCAACAATGCAGCCATGCTTGGGCAAATAACTCCTATCCACGAATACGACATCGAGCAGTGGAACGCGACCATCGCAACAAATCTGCATGGAGCGTTTTACGTCTCACGGAGCGCTCTGCAACGGATGCGTGAGCAACAAGAAGGTGGGCGGATCGTCTTTGTTACCTCAAGCGTTGCTCGACAAATCCGCGCTGGTTGGGGCGCTTACGCCGTCAGTAAATATGCAGTTGAAGGGCTCATGCAGCTGATCGCACTCGAATGCGAGAAAACGAAGGTGATTGCTTGCTCAATCAATCCAGGTGGAGCCGCTACCCTCATGCGACGTATCGCCTACCCAAAAGAGGATCCATCCACCCTTCCTTCGCCTGAGCAGGTGGCACAGGCATTTCTCAAGATCCTGCGGCTGCCAGACAAGGCTCTGAACGGGCGCGCTTTCAACGCCCGAGACCACTTAGGGTAA
- a CDS encoding Ribose 5-phosphate isomerase B gives MKIALACDHAGYDLKVKIKAQLTKLGHDVLDFGTNSAESVDFCDFVYPAALAVSRGECERAILVDGAGYPSGMVANMLPGVFAAVANDVFSARLSREHSNANVLCLGGKVIGDGVAAEIVQAWLEAKFLGGKYAARVAKVEAIGKRHRRPEIEPARKVITVQDIRDAIQRRESLLIDSQTIFTPSVLDLFR, from the coding sequence ATGAAAATAGCGCTGGCGTGCGATCACGCAGGCTACGACCTCAAAGTGAAAATCAAGGCCCAGCTGACTAAGCTTGGCCATGACGTCCTTGATTTTGGGACAAACAGCGCTGAGTCGGTAGACTTCTGCGATTTTGTGTACCCCGCAGCCTTGGCGGTGAGCCGTGGCGAGTGTGAGCGCGCTATTTTAGTGGATGGGGCAGGATATCCCTCCGGCATGGTAGCAAACATGTTGCCGGGAGTGTTTGCAGCCGTTGCAAACGACGTGTTCAGTGCCCGTTTATCGCGCGAGCATTCCAATGCCAATGTGTTGTGCCTTGGGGGAAAAGTGATTGGGGATGGCGTGGCTGCCGAGATCGTTCAAGCATGGCTTGAGGCAAAATTCTTAGGCGGCAAATACGCGGCCCGGGTTGCAAAAGTGGAAGCGATCGGCAAGCGGCACCGTCGCCCCGAAATCGAGCCCGCGCGAAAGGTCATTACAGTGCAGGACATCCGCGACGCCATCCAACGGCGAGAAAGTCTACTCATTGATTCACAGACGATCTTTACGCCATCGGTCCTCGACCTGTTTCGGTAA
- a CDS encoding Zinc ABC transporter, periplasmic-binding protein ZnuA — MLRRAVLNYLSKLSQLRSYGGQVWPLSKPVSAGTALRTPRITDALARFGASLLGRTVGLMALSALLAFGHWGSFASAQNVPVEVVVTIPPLADWVQQVGGERVRVTTLLTPGTSPHTFEPSPAEMRKISTAQLFVQVGLGLDDWGARLAKVANGKVRVLSLGEYLRERKLLPDIDELNSGTVEILNHAHASHESDHIHGHYDPHFWLDPHLAQQCVEEIRNQLKTIDATGMAEYDANCQSYVSKLATLDRELREELRGCTGKGMVNYHNAFAYFARRYGLRIAGVIEEYAGKTPSERYLRELTREVKKRGVSVIFAEPQFNPRLAEILATEAGARVETLDPLGSGKPGSYEFTLRELARKIRQALCP; from the coding sequence GTGCTCCGAAGAGCCGTTTTGAACTATCTCAGCAAGCTAAGCCAGCTACGAAGTTATGGTGGCCAAGTGTGGCCACTTTCCAAACCGGTGAGCGCGGGCACGGCTCTCCGGACACCAAGAATCACGGATGCACTGGCACGCTTCGGGGCGTCCCTCTTGGGTCGCACGGTGGGCCTGATGGCTTTGAGTGCTCTCCTCGCCTTTGGGCACTGGGGGAGTTTCGCAAGCGCACAAAACGTTCCGGTTGAGGTGGTTGTCACGATTCCACCCCTTGCGGACTGGGTCCAGCAGGTGGGGGGAGAGCGCGTACGGGTGACGACCCTCCTTACCCCCGGAACAAGCCCCCATACCTTCGAGCCATCGCCAGCAGAAATGAGGAAAATCTCGACCGCGCAGCTGTTTGTTCAGGTCGGCTTGGGACTCGACGACTGGGGCGCGCGATTGGCAAAGGTCGCAAACGGAAAAGTACGGGTGCTTAGCCTTGGGGAGTATCTGCGGGAACGCAAACTACTGCCTGACATCGACGAATTGAATTCGGGAACCGTGGAAATTCTGAATCACGCCCATGCCTCCCATGAATCCGATCATATCCATGGCCACTACGACCCCCACTTCTGGCTGGATCCGCACCTTGCGCAGCAATGTGTGGAAGAGATCCGCAACCAGTTGAAAACGATCGATGCGACGGGGATGGCCGAATACGACGCAAATTGCCAAAGCTACGTAAGCAAGCTTGCCACTTTGGATCGCGAATTGCGCGAGGAGCTCCGTGGATGCACCGGCAAGGGAATGGTCAACTACCACAACGCGTTCGCTTACTTTGCGCGCCGCTATGGTCTGCGTATTGCTGGGGTCATTGAAGAGTACGCGGGGAAAACTCCATCCGAGCGCTATTTGCGTGAGTTGACCCGTGAAGTCAAAAAACGTGGGGTGAGCGTCATCTTCGCCGAACCCCAGTTCAACCCTCGGCTGGCGGAAATTCTTGCTACCGAAGCAGGTGCACGGGTCGAAACCCTTGACCCCTTAGGTAGTGGCAAGCCGGGTTCTTATGAGTTCACGCTCCGCGAGCTCGCACGGAAAATTCGGCAGGCGCTCTGCCCGTGA
- a CDS encoding Ribosome-binding factor A yields the protein MALHSRILRINEELRIALAEIIMTEVKDPRVTERMVTVNRVAVSKDLHHARVFVSVLGTDEECAAAVAGLNHSRGFIKHLLGQRVVLKYLPDLRFEFDPSVRESAHILELLRRIEKNREISSTQ from the coding sequence ATGGCGCTGCATTCCCGCATTCTCCGAATCAATGAAGAACTCCGCATCGCCCTTGCTGAAATCATCATGACCGAGGTGAAAGATCCGCGTGTGACCGAGCGAATGGTCACCGTCAACCGCGTGGCCGTAAGCAAAGACCTCCATCATGCGCGGGTGTTTGTGAGCGTACTTGGTACGGATGAAGAGTGCGCTGCCGCCGTCGCAGGGCTGAACCATTCCCGTGGATTCATCAAGCACCTCTTGGGTCAACGAGTGGTGCTGAAGTATTTGCCAGATCTGCGTTTTGAGTTTGATCCCTCGGTGCGTGAGTCTGCCCACATCCTTGAGCTGCTGCGGCGCATCGAGAAAAATCGTGAGATTTCCTCTACCCAGTAA
- a CDS encoding Endonuclease III: MTRKSCGKNASPEALRRRGERINAILAKTYPDARCSLNFRSPYELLVATILSAQCTDERVNQVTPEFFRRYPAPQALAKAELPEIEEAIRSTGFYRNKARALKGMAEALVERFGGEVPGRMEDLVQLPGVGRKTANVVLGNCFDTPGITVDTHVQRVAKRLGLTQNEQPEKIEQDLMQVIPQNDWTHFSHRTILHGRYVCQARKPQCDRCPLTELCDYYAAIQIPKPVCEPVLGKVRRGRLKR; this comes from the coding sequence ATGACACGGAAGAGTTGCGGAAAAAACGCGAGTCCAGAGGCGCTTCGCCGTCGTGGCGAACGCATCAACGCGATCCTTGCGAAAACTTATCCCGATGCCCGTTGTTCCCTGAATTTTCGCTCGCCCTACGAATTGCTCGTTGCCACGATTCTGAGCGCCCAGTGCACCGATGAGAGGGTGAATCAGGTAACCCCGGAGTTTTTCCGTCGCTATCCAGCTCCCCAAGCGTTAGCTAAAGCCGAGCTTCCGGAGATTGAAGAGGCTATTCGCTCGACCGGATTCTATCGGAATAAAGCTCGAGCACTCAAGGGGATGGCTGAAGCGCTTGTGGAGCGTTTTGGAGGCGAAGTCCCAGGCCGGATGGAGGATCTGGTGCAACTCCCCGGCGTTGGACGCAAGACCGCAAATGTGGTCCTCGGAAATTGTTTCGACACCCCTGGAATTACCGTCGATACTCATGTGCAGCGGGTTGCCAAGCGTTTGGGGCTCACACAGAATGAGCAACCTGAGAAAATCGAGCAGGATTTGATGCAAGTCATCCCCCAAAACGACTGGACGCATTTTAGCCACCGAACGATTCTCCACGGCAGATATGTCTGCCAAGCTCGCAAGCCCCAATGCGATCGCTGCCCCTTGACCGAGCTATGCGATTACTATGCGGCAATTCAAATTCCGAAACCTGTGTGTGAGCCTGTGCTGGGTAAGGTAAGAAGAGGGAGGTTAAAGCGATGA
- a CDS encoding radical SAM domain protein — MLRSLFENLVDPLANYRHEPGDPPLRVRMDITNKCNLLCKMCFYPGTVGEPKFDMEPALFRKIVEQVFPYSETVNLACRYEPFMSRHVDEILDIVAEGPCRRVGFVTNGTLLMERRCRRLVENPAVETIAVSIDGATKETFERIRINARWEKLVQNLETLAAIKREKESLRPFIQFNMVLMKSTVRELPLLVEFAHHVGAVLVEGIRYLPMTSGLDEEIRDWEEVMPALIEAKRLAAQHGIMLFLPISDPRLTTGSESDQEKRCNEAVVGRFSEFCEAPWSALQIYPNGDVHPCGYYGKAFGNLAQQDFLEIWNSEPYLELRRSLARMRLHPKCAECNPHGYDNIERKRRINA; from the coding sequence ATGCTGCGCTCGCTGTTCGAAAATCTTGTGGATCCACTTGCCAATTACCGGCATGAGCCCGGCGACCCGCCGCTACGCGTGCGCATGGACATCACGAACAAATGCAACTTGCTGTGCAAAATGTGTTTTTACCCGGGGACTGTCGGTGAGCCGAAGTTCGACATGGAGCCGGCACTCTTCCGCAAAATTGTCGAGCAGGTTTTCCCGTACAGCGAAACGGTCAACCTCGCCTGCCGTTACGAGCCTTTCATGTCGCGTCACGTGGACGAGATCCTCGACATCGTGGCAGAAGGGCCGTGCCGACGGGTGGGATTCGTGACAAATGGCACGTTGCTCATGGAGCGGCGATGCCGCCGCCTGGTTGAGAACCCCGCGGTGGAGACGATCGCCGTTTCGATCGACGGGGCTACGAAAGAAACGTTCGAACGCATCCGCATCAACGCCCGGTGGGAAAAACTGGTCCAAAACCTCGAAACCCTTGCTGCGATCAAACGCGAAAAAGAGAGTCTTCGTCCCTTCATCCAGTTCAATATGGTCCTCATGAAGAGCACGGTGCGCGAGCTGCCGCTGCTCGTCGAATTTGCCCACCACGTCGGAGCGGTGCTTGTCGAGGGGATCCGTTATCTTCCCATGACAAGCGGGTTGGACGAAGAAATTCGCGATTGGGAAGAAGTCATGCCGGCGCTGATTGAAGCCAAGCGGCTTGCTGCCCAGCACGGCATTATGCTCTTCCTCCCGATCAGCGATCCACGGCTAACAACGGGTTCCGAGAGTGATCAGGAGAAGCGTTGCAATGAAGCCGTGGTTGGGCGGTTTTCAGAGTTTTGCGAAGCGCCGTGGAGCGCTCTGCAGATCTACCCCAACGGCGATGTGCACCCGTGTGGATACTATGGCAAGGCCTTTGGCAACCTTGCGCAGCAGGATTTCCTCGAGATTTGGAATAGCGAGCCCTACCTTGAGCTTCGCCGCTCGCTGGCACGCATGCGCTTGCACCCCAAATGCGCGGAGTGCAACCCCCACGGCTACGACAACATCGAACGCAAGCGTCGCATCAATGCCTAA
- a CDS encoding ABC transporter, ATP-binding protein: METTAMESTPRPAAFASAGQPDPVIEAQSLTKYYGRDRGIEDVTFTVHRGEIFGLLGPNGSGKTTTLRVLLNFVRPTRGRVTVFGCEPWCWRAARDRQRIGYLPGELVLPEHDTGAWLLDFYAQLSRTPPVLRAEVCELLKLSASELRRPVRKYSRGQRQKLGLVQALQHNPELLLLDEPTTALDPLAQEALYRLLFELKQRGTTIVFSSHVLGEVLRLCDRVAVLKEGKLATVFEVSSFLLEAPRLVFLRFAEDAARVALAQVSWCEFVREEPPWSVYRVAPKDLPVLLQLLSRLAVADLRIESAAQQALLELYRSSSEGGA, from the coding sequence ATGGAAACGACCGCAATGGAAAGCACTCCGAGACCAGCAGCGTTTGCGAGCGCCGGCCAGCCGGATCCTGTGATCGAGGCACAGAGTCTTACGAAGTACTATGGCAGGGATCGTGGGATCGAGGATGTGACCTTCACTGTCCATCGGGGCGAGATATTTGGTCTGCTTGGGCCAAATGGTTCCGGCAAAACAACGACCCTACGTGTCCTTTTGAATTTTGTACGCCCGACTCGAGGCCGGGTGACAGTGTTTGGCTGTGAACCATGGTGCTGGCGGGCTGCGCGAGATCGCCAGCGAATTGGCTATCTGCCGGGGGAGCTTGTCTTGCCCGAACACGACACAGGAGCATGGTTGCTCGATTTTTATGCTCAGTTGAGCCGAACACCCCCCGTCTTGCGTGCGGAAGTATGCGAGTTGCTGAAATTGAGCGCGAGTGAACTGCGCCGCCCCGTTCGCAAGTACTCGCGTGGACAACGCCAGAAGTTGGGGCTTGTGCAAGCATTGCAGCATAATCCGGAGCTCCTGCTGCTCGATGAACCAACCACCGCACTGGATCCGCTGGCGCAGGAAGCGCTTTATCGCCTGCTATTCGAACTTAAGCAACGCGGCACAACCATCGTTTTTTCGTCCCATGTCCTTGGCGAAGTGCTGCGGCTCTGCGATCGGGTGGCTGTTCTCAAGGAGGGCAAGCTCGCTACGGTGTTCGAAGTGAGTTCATTTTTGTTGGAAGCTCCGCGGCTGGTGTTTCTCCGTTTCGCAGAGGATGCGGCGCGTGTGGCGCTCGCGCAGGTGTCGTGGTGTGAATTTGTGCGCGAAGAGCCCCCATGGAGCGTATATCGGGTTGCACCGAAGGATTTGCCCGTTCTCCTTCAGCTTCTTTCCCGCCTCGCTGTAGCTGACTTGCGCATTGAGTCGGCAGCGCAACAAGCTTTGCTCGAACTTTACCGAAGTTCCTCGGAGGGCGGCGCATGA
- a CDS encoding putative permease, with amino-acid sequence MIALIRYFVRRLRVIFLVLAAGLFAFHFVMPFVFRSVRAQAGQTPTFFARFIPKGIQEFLGVDRLPLATADGFVSVIYQHPFVLIALLAFPIVACSTLLTGELERGWASLVLSRPVRRWVVVATVTICTLVGEALLVAAMLLGTHWGFAQAGVAGPAIHSLLRLGAGVFGLGIAVTGLSLFFAAACEEVGEATGWPITLLLLMYVGNYLAQLWPVLRPYAKYSLFYHYQPVRAFTEGAFPTLSFEVFGAVAILGMLGALVVYVRRDFRL; translated from the coding sequence ATGATCGCGCTCATTCGCTATTTTGTGCGGCGCCTGCGCGTGATCTTCCTCGTGTTAGCTGCAGGACTGTTCGCATTTCACTTCGTCATGCCGTTTGTATTTCGATCGGTTCGTGCTCAGGCCGGCCAGACGCCAACCTTTTTCGCACGCTTTATTCCAAAAGGGATTCAGGAGTTTCTCGGCGTGGACCGGCTGCCCTTGGCCACCGCGGATGGGTTTGTATCGGTGATCTACCAACACCCCTTTGTGCTGATCGCTCTTCTTGCCTTCCCAATCGTGGCGTGCTCGACCCTGCTCACTGGTGAGCTTGAGCGAGGGTGGGCATCGCTCGTCCTGAGTCGCCCAGTGCGGCGATGGGTGGTGGTCGCGACGGTCACAATTTGCACCCTTGTGGGTGAGGCCCTTTTAGTTGCGGCGATGCTTCTTGGGACCCACTGGGGCTTTGCGCAGGCAGGCGTTGCAGGGCCTGCCATCCATAGCCTGCTTCGATTGGGCGCCGGAGTCTTCGGGCTGGGCATAGCAGTTACAGGGCTGAGCCTCTTCTTTGCGGCTGCTTGCGAAGAAGTGGGTGAGGCTACAGGCTGGCCAATCACGCTCCTTTTGCTCATGTATGTGGGGAATTACTTAGCTCAACTGTGGCCAGTCCTGCGACCCTATGCGAAATACTCCTTGTTTTATCATTACCAGCCCGTCCGGGCTTTCACAGAAGGTGCGTTTCCAACGCTGAGCTTTGAGGTGTTCGGGGCAGTGGCGATACTGGGAATGCTCGGAGCGTTGGTCGTCTATGTGCGTCGCGATTTTCGTTTGTGA
- a CDS encoding Glycogen synthase, ADP-glucose transglucosylase, protein MRILIVSSEVVPFAKTGGLADVAGALPLALAELGHDVRVAMPKYAAVDDERFHLIPILEEIVVKLGNGLAYTTQVKRTVFPHSEVPVYFIQNHQLFGRPGLYQENGVDYPDNAVRFAVFCKAVLWLMLALDWVPDIIHCNDWQTALIPVYLRTDPEVTANTQLSTPRILYTIHNLAYQGLFEPEFVEKLGIQPSLFHPSGLEFYGKLNLMKGGILFADEISTVSRRYAEEIQTPEYGCGLEGLLRQRSEHLHGIMNGIDERVWNPETDPLIPFRYSFRSIGGKTRCKKALQAELGLPVDANVPLFGMISRLDRQKGFDLLAEVLDQLMENDLQFVLLGTGAPEYHQLFEKAAQRWPKKMSVNLRFDNTLAHRIEAGADIFLMPSRFEPCGLNQLYSMKYGTPPVVRETGGLADSVVDATPENLERGIATGFVFRPYDSAAMMEAISRSLALYRKKPLWRKLQKAGMEKDFSWRASAKLYVELFEKMLSGNNPSPSVV, encoded by the coding sequence ATGAGGATTCTGATTGTCTCGTCGGAAGTCGTCCCATTCGCGAAGACGGGTGGGCTTGCAGATGTCGCGGGGGCGCTGCCATTGGCGCTCGCCGAACTTGGGCATGACGTCCGCGTTGCCATGCCGAAATATGCAGCCGTGGACGACGAGCGTTTTCATCTCATTCCCATTCTCGAAGAGATTGTCGTGAAGCTTGGCAACGGCCTTGCCTACACAACACAGGTCAAGCGCACGGTCTTCCCCCACTCGGAAGTGCCTGTTTATTTTATCCAGAATCATCAGCTTTTCGGCCGGCCGGGACTTTATCAGGAAAACGGCGTCGATTATCCTGACAATGCCGTGCGTTTCGCGGTTTTCTGCAAGGCGGTCCTTTGGCTAATGCTTGCACTCGACTGGGTGCCGGATATCATCCATTGCAACGATTGGCAGACCGCACTCATTCCTGTCTACTTGCGGACCGATCCAGAGGTCACGGCCAACACGCAACTGAGCACTCCGCGCATTCTCTACACGATCCACAATTTGGCCTACCAAGGCCTTTTTGAGCCTGAGTTCGTCGAGAAGCTGGGCATTCAGCCGTCGCTTTTCCACCCCTCCGGGTTGGAGTTCTATGGGAAATTGAACTTAATGAAAGGGGGAATCCTTTTCGCGGACGAAATCTCGACCGTGAGCCGGCGCTACGCTGAGGAAATCCAAACCCCTGAATACGGTTGTGGGCTTGAGGGCCTCTTGCGCCAACGCAGCGAGCACCTCCACGGGATCATGAACGGCATTGACGAACGCGTGTGGAATCCAGAGACCGATCCACTCATTCCTTTTCGTTACTCATTCCGCTCGATCGGGGGAAAAACCCGCTGCAAAAAGGCCCTCCAGGCGGAACTGGGGCTGCCGGTAGATGCGAATGTTCCGCTGTTTGGTATGATTTCACGACTGGACCGTCAAAAGGGCTTCGACCTGCTGGCAGAGGTGCTGGATCAGCTTATGGAGAACGACCTTCAGTTCGTGCTCCTCGGCACCGGTGCCCCCGAATACCATCAACTTTTTGAAAAAGCGGCTCAGCGTTGGCCAAAGAAAATGAGTGTCAATCTTCGGTTCGACAACACCTTGGCCCATCGCATCGAGGCCGGCGCCGATATTTTCCTCATGCCGTCGCGATTTGAGCCGTGTGGGCTCAACCAACTCTATTCGATGAAATACGGCACACCACCTGTGGTTCGCGAGACGGGTGGGTTGGCTGATTCGGTAGTGGACGCCACGCCTGAGAACCTCGAGCGGGGAATTGCCACCGGCTTTGTGTTTAGGCCTTATGACTCGGCCGCCATGATGGAGGCAATCTCGCGCAGTTTAGCGCTATACCGAAAAAAGCCCCTCTGGCGCAAACTTCAAAAAGCCGGCATGGAAAAGGACTTTTCGTGGCGCGCTTCCGCTAAGCTCTATGTAGAGCTTTTTGAGAAAATGCTAAGCGGAAACAACCCGAGCCCTTCCGTGGTGTAG
- a CDS encoding Phosphate starvation-inducible protein PhoH, predicted ATPase: MSELSEHVVELSQSELLDFCGKNDEKLRELEAQFDVRIVPRGNTIKIMGEPEKVGQACQLVEHLLSFSRSKNGLSKHQVRYAIRSIKEERKENLREIFSDRVTLPLKKRGVSPMTAGQKRYLDAIRTCDIVFGIGPAGTGKTYLAMAMAVHHLIEKMVRRIILVRPAVEAGEKLGFLPGDIAAKFDPFVRPLYDALFDMVEPERARELMENGTVEIAPLAFMRGRTLNSAFVILDEGQNTSIEQMKMFLTRLGNDSKAVITGDITQIDLPAGKESGLVHAQRILSSIEGIAFVYFDETDVVRHELIQKIIRAYDAADRGGVQPELPLDGVGTERINANGGFANGSKPIRDTGPKVSSE; the protein is encoded by the coding sequence TTGAGCGAGCTTTCTGAGCATGTGGTTGAGCTCAGTCAGTCTGAGCTCTTGGATTTTTGCGGCAAGAACGACGAAAAGCTGCGTGAGTTAGAGGCGCAGTTCGACGTCCGAATCGTCCCGCGGGGCAACACCATTAAGATTATGGGGGAGCCCGAGAAGGTGGGGCAAGCGTGTCAGTTGGTAGAGCATCTCCTCTCCTTTTCCCGGTCAAAAAATGGCCTCTCAAAGCATCAGGTGCGCTATGCGATTCGAAGTATCAAAGAGGAGCGAAAGGAAAATCTGCGCGAGATTTTCTCGGACCGAGTAACCCTGCCACTAAAAAAGCGCGGAGTCTCGCCGATGACGGCGGGGCAAAAGCGCTACCTCGACGCCATTCGCACGTGTGACATTGTCTTTGGGATTGGGCCAGCGGGTACCGGCAAAACTTATTTGGCAATGGCCATGGCCGTTCATCATCTTATTGAGAAGATGGTACGTCGCATCATTTTGGTGCGGCCGGCCGTCGAGGCGGGGGAGAAGCTTGGTTTTTTGCCGGGGGATATTGCCGCGAAATTCGACCCGTTCGTCCGCCCATTGTACGATGCTCTGTTTGATATGGTGGAGCCCGAGCGCGCTCGTGAGCTTATGGAAAATGGCACGGTGGAGATCGCGCCGCTTGCATTCATGCGAGGCCGTACCCTAAACAGCGCCTTCGTCATTTTGGATGAGGGGCAGAACACCTCCATCGAACAAATGAAGATGTTCCTGACGCGCCTTGGCAATGACTCGAAGGCTGTGATTACGGGCGACATCACACAAATTGATCTTCCTGCGGGCAAGGAATCCGGGCTCGTCCATGCTCAACGAATCCTCTCTTCCATCGAAGGGATCGCGTTCGTTTACTTCGATGAGACGGATGTGGTCCGCCATGAGCTGATTCAGAAAATCATCCGGGCGTACGACGCAGCAGACCGAGGGGGAGTCCAGCCTGAGCTCCCGCTTGACGGCGTCGGTACCGAACGCATAAATGCGAATGGTGGTTTCGCAAACGGTAGCAAACCAATTCGCGATACTGGGCCAAAGGTGAGTTCGGAGTAA
- a CDS encoding Transglycosylase associated protein yields MGLLSAVIFGLLAGLAARVLLPGPDRMGCVGTIIVGIVGAVIGQLLSGAGGAPAAVLEWSWRSFGFAILGAIILLALLRILRR; encoded by the coding sequence ATGGGGCTGCTCAGCGCGGTCATCTTTGGTCTTTTAGCCGGTTTAGCTGCTCGCGTCCTATTGCCCGGACCGGACCGAATGGGCTGTGTAGGTACGATAATCGTTGGGATTGTCGGGGCCGTGATTGGGCAGCTCCTAAGCGGAGCGGGCGGCGCACCAGCGGCTGTCCTTGAGTGGAGCTGGCGAAGTTTCGGCTTTGCAATTCTTGGAGCGATCATTCTGCTTGCCTTACTGAGAATTCTTCGGCGGTGA